The following are from one region of the uncultured Hyphomonas sp. genome:
- a CDS encoding ribonucleotide-diphosphate reductase subunit beta → MAATDSSLPGLLTPSVAYKPFRYPWAYDFWKIQQQVHWMPEEVPLGEDCKDWAVKLSDEERNLLTQIFRFFTQSDVEVGANYMTNYMPRFKPVEVSMMLSAFSNMETIHIAAYALLLETIGMPDSEFSAFMEYKEMAAKHDYLGQFGCETNEDIAVSMAVFGGFTEGLQLFASFAMLMNFPRFNKMKGMGQIVSWSVRDESLHCEGMIKLFHTFCAETGVMNDELRERIRECCRTVVALEDKFIELAFEMGPVEGMTADDIKNYIRYIADWRLSQLKLEPIYGITKHPIPWLTEILNGVEHANFFEQRATEYSKGATQGDWHGDDGVWTKFDKRPAGKPDNVPAE, encoded by the coding sequence ATGGCTGCCACCGATTCTTCTCTTCCCGGACTGCTCACCCCAAGCGTGGCTTACAAGCCGTTCCGTTACCCGTGGGCGTATGACTTCTGGAAGATACAGCAGCAGGTCCACTGGATGCCGGAAGAGGTGCCGCTGGGCGAGGACTGCAAGGACTGGGCGGTCAAGCTCTCCGATGAAGAGCGCAACCTGCTGACGCAGATCTTCCGCTTCTTCACGCAGTCGGACGTCGAAGTCGGCGCCAACTATATGACCAACTACATGCCGCGCTTCAAACCGGTGGAAGTGTCGATGATGCTGTCGGCTTTCTCCAACATGGAGACGATCCACATCGCGGCCTATGCCCTGCTGCTGGAAACCATCGGCATGCCGGACTCCGAATTCTCCGCCTTCATGGAATATAAGGAGATGGCGGCCAAGCACGACTATCTCGGCCAGTTCGGCTGTGAAACGAACGAAGACATCGCCGTCTCCATGGCTGTCTTTGGTGGGTTCACGGAAGGCCTTCAGCTGTTCGCATCCTTTGCAATGCTGATGAACTTCCCGCGCTTCAACAAGATGAAGGGCATGGGCCAGATCGTTTCCTGGTCGGTGCGTGATGAGTCGCTGCACTGCGAAGGCATGATCAAGCTGTTCCACACATTCTGCGCCGAGACGGGCGTCATGAATGATGAGCTGCGCGAGCGGATCCGCGAATGCTGCCGTACCGTGGTTGCGCTGGAAGACAAGTTCATCGAACTGGCCTTCGAGATGGGCCCGGTCGAAGGCATGACGGCCGACGACATCAAGAACTATATCCGCTACATCGCCGACTGGCGCCTCAGCCAGCTGAAGCTGGAGCCGATCTATGGCATCACCAAGCACCCGATCCCGTGGCTGACCGAGATCCTGAACGGGGTCGAGCATGCGAACTTCTTCGAGCAGCGCGCCACGGAATATTCCAAGGGCGCCACGCAGGGCGACTGGCATGGCGATGACGGCGTCTGGACCAAGTTCGACAAGCGTCCTGCCGGCAAGCCGGACAATGTGCCTGCCGAATAA
- a CDS encoding EAL domain-containing protein has protein sequence MGEGKSDLFTSALAVVREHLGLDVTYISEITDRHMVYHHVCDPDGREAPEDNRLSAGDKLAHRKAYCHNVAVGNLPELIRDTQDIALARDLPVTKSLNIASHIGVPIQLKDGRIYGMMCGYSHRPKETLNERDLATMRIFANLVGEHLDEKIRTQAITETKLRRVRDVLGSDSLDVAFQPIVNITSMQTVGYEALSRFSGPGACPPDILFAEAGDVGCLAELELHAIEKALSAMPQLEPRQFLSVNASPSTIVSEDFIQLVSQYPLQRIVVEVTEHAQVDSYDQLTAALAPLRRQGTRLAVDDAGAGYASMRHILQLHPDIIKLDMSITRDLDSCASHRALVRALVSFTLETRGHVVAEGIEKDSELAILRELGVHKGQGYLLGRPSTQLPDLPETDTRLRA, from the coding sequence ATGGGCGAAGGCAAGTCAGATCTCTTTACCTCTGCGCTTGCGGTCGTACGCGAACATCTCGGCCTGGATGTCACCTATATTTCGGAAATCACCGACCGGCACATGGTCTACCACCATGTCTGCGATCCGGATGGCCGGGAGGCCCCGGAAGATAACCGGCTGAGTGCCGGCGACAAGCTGGCGCACAGAAAAGCCTATTGTCACAATGTCGCCGTCGGGAATTTGCCCGAATTGATCCGCGACACACAGGACATCGCGTTGGCACGGGATCTGCCTGTCACGAAATCCCTGAACATTGCCTCGCATATCGGTGTGCCGATCCAGCTGAAGGACGGGCGGATTTACGGCATGATGTGCGGCTACAGCCACAGGCCGAAGGAAACGCTCAACGAGCGCGACCTGGCGACCATGCGGATCTTCGCAAACCTTGTGGGCGAGCACCTGGACGAAAAGATCCGTACCCAGGCAATTACCGAGACCAAGCTCCGCCGCGTGCGCGACGTACTCGGCTCCGACTCGCTGGACGTCGCTTTCCAGCCGATCGTCAACATCACAAGCATGCAGACCGTAGGCTATGAAGCCCTCAGCCGCTTCTCCGGCCCGGGCGCCTGCCCGCCGGACATCCTGTTTGCAGAAGCCGGCGATGTCGGCTGCCTCGCCGAACTGGAACTGCACGCAATCGAAAAGGCCCTCAGCGCCATGCCGCAGCTGGAACCGCGCCAGTTCCTGTCGGTCAATGCATCACCCTCCACCATCGTCAGTGAGGATTTCATCCAGCTGGTGTCGCAATATCCGCTGCAGCGGATCGTCGTCGAAGTGACCGAGCATGCGCAGGTCGACTCTTACGACCAGCTGACGGCCGCCCTCGCCCCCCTGCGCCGCCAGGGTACGCGCCTTGCGGTGGACGATGCAGGCGCGGGCTATGCCTCCATGCGCCATATTCTCCAGCTGCATCCTGACATCATCAAACTGGACATGAGTATCACGCGGGATCTGGATTCCTGCGCGTCCCACCGGGCGCTCGTCCGGGCGCTTGTGTCGTTCACGCTGGAAACGCGCGGACATGTGGTTGCCGAAGGGATCGAGAAGGACTCAGAGCTCGCCATCCTGCGCGAACTCGGCGTTCACAAGGGCCAGGGCTATCTGCTGGGGCGCCCGTCGACGCAATTGCCAGACCTGCCCGAAACGGACACGCGCCTACGCGCCTGA